One segment of Leptospira kirschneri serovar Cynopteri str. 3522 CT DNA contains the following:
- a CDS encoding thiolase C-terminal domain-containing protein encodes MNPVVLGISDSITSDFPEEYKKWTGEKKVLEHYKKSIYDLLEFLEMKPEVLKEILTDFISIEPSSLGKAGYGHSARIANELGYTGFRSHLIDLGGASVTGALGQAKIILQSDPEAVILIAAADIPKSTFKQISDLKRLNETVCHPLYELNYGATLISMYGLLMKRMMYENDIIQEDLEEITKKFRANAIINSRASVYGQEITEKQITRTVVDPYSVPMIAIVTDHGFATLLVSEKKAKKLQTQGRIKKEINPMYLIGAGQAVHSEYFMFKGDFDTPAGRAGDLAFLSAGIEREEIDYAWIYDCFVGMVILQSSEYFGISKKEVSESLKNGIIKFKNGKTIQVNQMGGILNYQAAMSVSAATGLVDVAAHYGLYSKESPNVLITRPGKTLLGGNGGIDSINSVAIFSSEPSKSKPKKIKTKRLFLNQNWADENEIGTLYSSTTVNLNPGFITKTPYSLALVKMKPGRYVMVNVFNSKGELLKTDQDLRFDSSKLKIQNENGILKGILI; translated from the coding sequence ATGAATCCTGTGGTATTGGGAATAAGCGATTCGATAACGTCCGATTTTCCGGAGGAATATAAAAAATGGACCGGAGAAAAAAAAGTATTAGAACATTATAAAAAATCAATATATGATCTTCTGGAATTTTTAGAAATGAAGCCGGAAGTTCTTAAAGAAATTCTCACTGATTTTATAAGTATAGAACCGTCGTCTTTGGGAAAAGCAGGATACGGACATAGCGCACGGATCGCAAACGAACTCGGTTATACTGGATTTCGTTCTCATCTTATAGATTTAGGAGGAGCCAGTGTAACCGGCGCTCTGGGACAAGCGAAAATAATTCTTCAATCCGATCCTGAGGCGGTGATATTGATTGCGGCTGCTGATATTCCAAAATCCACGTTTAAACAGATATCCGATCTAAAACGTTTGAACGAGACTGTATGTCATCCGTTATACGAGCTAAATTACGGGGCAACTTTGATTTCTATGTACGGACTTTTGATGAAAAGGATGATGTATGAAAACGACATTATCCAAGAAGATCTCGAAGAAATTACAAAAAAATTTAGAGCAAACGCTATTATAAATTCTAGAGCGAGTGTATACGGACAAGAAATCACAGAAAAACAAATCACTAGAACCGTCGTCGACCCATATTCAGTACCTATGATTGCGATTGTAACCGATCATGGATTTGCCACTTTACTAGTATCCGAAAAGAAAGCAAAAAAACTGCAGACTCAAGGAAGGATCAAAAAAGAAATCAATCCAATGTATTTGATTGGAGCAGGGCAAGCAGTACATTCAGAATATTTTATGTTTAAGGGGGATTTTGACACGCCTGCTGGAAGAGCGGGGGATCTGGCCTTTTTATCTGCAGGAATCGAAAGAGAAGAAATCGATTACGCATGGATTTATGATTGTTTTGTCGGAATGGTGATTCTTCAATCTTCAGAATACTTCGGGATTTCAAAAAAAGAAGTTTCAGAAAGTCTAAAAAACGGAATTATAAAATTCAAAAATGGTAAAACGATTCAGGTTAATCAAATGGGAGGAATTTTAAATTATCAAGCCGCCATGTCCGTTTCTGCGGCGACCGGTTTGGTCGACGTAGCGGCTCATTACGGATTGTATTCTAAAGAATCGCCTAACGTTTTAATTACGCGTCCCGGAAAAACTTTATTGGGAGGAAACGGAGGAATTGACAGTATTAATTCGGTAGCTATTTTTTCATCCGAACCTTCCAAGTCAAAACCGAAAAAGATAAAAACAAAACGGCTTTTTTTAAATCAAAACTGGGCGGATGAGAATGAAATCGGAACACTTTATTCTTCTACGACTGTAAATTTAAATCCAGGTTTTATTACAAAAACACCTTATTCATTAGCGCTCGTAAAAATGAAACCGGGTCGTTATGTAATGGTAAACGTATTCAATTCAAAAGGAGAACTTTTAAAAACGGATCAAGATCTTCGGTTTGATTCTTCGAAATTAAAAATCCAAAATGAAAACGGCATTTTGAAAGGAATTTTAATATAA
- a CDS encoding acyl-CoA dehydrogenase family protein, producing the protein MLFLNPYIKDEDRGFYNTVKEFAKERVFPSVEQRDEDCTWSNEIWKEMGSMGLLGIPIPEEYGGQGGSCFQCCLAQEAFNAGSLDSGFGLSWGAHMIIGSLPILFQGTEDQKNKYLPKLASGEWIAGLGLTEPDSGSDAAGMRTYAEKTKGGFILNGSKTFITNGPIGQVFIIMARTTKSRGPMGISAFIVESKNKGFSVSKVLKKLGHNTSTTAELTFEDMYIPDENLLGPLHSGFLRIGKATLEWERTVLLAALMGGMENVLESCIRYSWQRQQFGKSILSFFAIKEKIARIWVYLCAARRMTYFVARKKDTEPNVSLPMESSILKVFASEVSEEVASDSVQIYGGMGYMREVPVSRFYRDVKLGTIGGGTSEVQRSIISASYGGYEPYQKTIQSAATGEVRNFFGEKTKDTPIGELIQSLDVLIQTVGENPERKKRQAFEFGFADLLTLTMILKLSLWDLTKIDGHYKTNDKERDFNILIYYLTARYIRGIVYLKELDEDGVNKLLKAFGKLNAPEKEIEESIEYLKAGILDNVSFGK; encoded by the coding sequence ATGTTATTTTTAAATCCATACATAAAAGACGAAGATCGAGGTTTTTACAATACTGTCAAAGAATTTGCGAAGGAAAGGGTTTTTCCTTCCGTGGAACAAAGGGACGAAGATTGTACTTGGAGCAACGAAATCTGGAAAGAAATGGGTTCTATGGGATTATTAGGAATTCCTATTCCAGAAGAATATGGAGGTCAAGGAGGGAGTTGTTTTCAATGTTGTCTTGCACAAGAAGCGTTTAACGCGGGTTCGTTGGATTCCGGATTTGGACTTTCTTGGGGAGCACATATGATTATAGGAAGTCTTCCGATTTTATTTCAAGGAACTGAAGATCAAAAAAATAAATATTTACCTAAGTTAGCAAGTGGAGAATGGATTGCAGGTTTAGGATTGACCGAACCCGATTCCGGATCGGACGCCGCAGGAATGAGAACTTACGCGGAAAAGACGAAAGGCGGATTTATTTTGAACGGAAGTAAAACTTTCATCACTAACGGACCGATTGGTCAAGTTTTTATCATCATGGCAAGAACTACAAAATCTCGTGGACCGATGGGGATTTCGGCGTTTATCGTAGAATCTAAAAACAAAGGGTTCAGTGTTTCTAAGGTTTTAAAAAAATTAGGACATAACACTTCTACAACTGCAGAACTTACATTCGAAGATATGTATATTCCGGATGAAAATTTATTGGGCCCTTTGCACTCCGGATTTTTAAGAATCGGAAAAGCGACTTTAGAATGGGAAAGAACCGTACTTCTTGCTGCTTTGATGGGAGGAATGGAAAACGTATTAGAAAGTTGTATTCGATATTCATGGCAGAGACAGCAGTTCGGAAAATCGATTCTAAGCTTTTTTGCAATTAAGGAAAAGATTGCGAGAATCTGGGTTTATCTATGTGCAGCAAGAAGAATGACCTACTTTGTAGCGCGTAAAAAAGATACTGAACCTAACGTAAGTTTACCGATGGAAAGTTCCATTCTAAAAGTATTCGCTTCTGAAGTAAGTGAAGAAGTTGCTTCTGATTCGGTTCAGATTTATGGAGGAATGGGTTATATGAGGGAGGTTCCAGTAAGTCGATTTTATAGAGATGTAAAGTTGGGGACAATTGGAGGAGGAACTTCGGAAGTTCAAAGAAGTATTATATCTGCGAGTTACGGAGGATACGAACCTTATCAAAAAACAATTCAAAGTGCGGCTACGGGAGAAGTAAGAAATTTTTTCGGAGAAAAAACGAAAGATACTCCGATCGGTGAATTGATACAATCTTTAGATGTTTTAATTCAAACCGTTGGAGAAAATCCAGAAAGGAAAAAAAGACAAGCCTTTGAGTTTGGATTTGCAGATCTATTGACTTTGACGATGATTTTAAAATTGAGCCTATGGGACTTAACAAAAATCGACGGTCACTATAAAACTAATGATAAAGAAAGAGATTTTAATATACTCATATATTATCTCACTGCCAGGTATATTCGAGGAATTGTATATTTAAAGGAGTTAGATGAAGACGGAGTCAACAAACTGTTAAAAGCGTTTGGAAAGTTGAACGCGCCTGAAAAAGAAATAGAAGAGAGTATCGAATATTTAAAGGCGGGTATTTTGGATAACGTATCGTTTGGAAAATAA
- the argJ gene encoding bifunctional glutamate N-acetyltransferase/amino-acid acetyltransferase ArgJ, protein MPKGFLSFGINIGIKDDTKDFGVIYSEIPCKATAVFTKNNFPGAPVIVGKEHVQSGILQAIVINSKNSNVATGEKGIQNSREICKAIGESLGIKETLVLPSSTGVIGVPLKMEVILPACKKAKSLLKPGNLEEVAEAIMTTDTRKKISFRNIKTKSGQGTIYGIAKGAGMIEPNMATMLCYILSDVSLPEGTDLYSILKASVDQSFNCLTIDSDTSTSDTVALFCNGLSGESSVEDFSKALTEICIDLTKLIAIDGEGATKLIELTISGAKNEIQAKKIGKSILNSPLVKTAIYGGDPNWGRLIMAVGKVFDEPIPFEGLQIYFGTLPVKEANPETLKKLSEYLKNNTEISLNVVLNVGTISMKFWGCDFTEKYIEENAYYTT, encoded by the coding sequence ATGCCTAAAGGATTTTTATCTTTTGGAATTAATATCGGTATCAAAGACGATACAAAGGACTTTGGAGTTATTTATTCCGAAATTCCGTGTAAGGCGACTGCCGTGTTCACTAAAAACAATTTTCCCGGAGCTCCGGTGATTGTTGGCAAAGAACACGTTCAGTCCGGAATTCTTCAGGCAATTGTTATCAATTCTAAAAACTCAAACGTCGCAACAGGCGAAAAAGGAATTCAAAATTCGAGAGAAATTTGTAAGGCAATTGGAGAATCTCTTGGTATCAAAGAAACGTTAGTCCTTCCTTCTTCTACAGGTGTAATCGGAGTTCCTCTGAAAATGGAAGTCATTCTACCAGCTTGTAAAAAAGCGAAATCTCTTTTAAAACCGGGCAACTTGGAAGAAGTCGCTGAAGCGATTATGACAACGGATACTAGAAAAAAAATTTCTTTCCGAAATATTAAAACGAAATCAGGACAAGGAACCATTTACGGAATTGCAAAAGGCGCCGGAATGATTGAACCCAATATGGCGACTATGCTCTGTTATATTCTTTCGGATGTCTCCCTTCCGGAAGGAACCGATCTATACTCTATTTTAAAAGCTTCGGTCGATCAAAGTTTCAATTGTTTAACGATCGATTCTGATACTTCAACCTCTGATACGGTCGCATTGTTTTGTAACGGTTTATCCGGAGAAAGTTCCGTAGAAGATTTTTCTAAAGCTCTTACTGAAATCTGTATCGATCTTACCAAACTCATTGCAATCGACGGGGAAGGTGCAACAAAATTAATTGAACTTACTATCTCAGGAGCTAAAAACGAAATACAAGCAAAGAAAATCGGTAAATCGATTTTGAATTCCCCTCTGGTTAAAACTGCAATCTACGGCGGAGATCCTAACTGGGGAAGATTGATTATGGCGGTTGGCAAAGTTTTTGACGAACCCATTCCATTCGAAGGCCTTCAGATTTATTTCGGAACACTTCCGGTCAAAGAAGCAAATCCGGAAACTTTAAAAAAGCTTTCCGAATATTTAAAAAATAATACTGAAATTTCTTTAAATGTAGTGTTGAATGTTGGAACGATTTCCATGAAATTTTGGGGTTGTGATTTTACGGAAAAATATATAGAAGAAAATGCTTACTATACTACCTGA
- a CDS encoding MaoC family dehydratase, producing the protein MYKKGKSYEEIEIGEKASFTKTITETDIYLFAGISGDFNPLHVDEEYAKTTIFGTRIAHGGLAASLLAPVLGMKLPGLGTVALETVTKFRKPVYPGDTITCAVEVKNKIEKMKMIEMKILWTNQKGETIGKGECKVLPPSFNLETIDYD; encoded by the coding sequence ATGTATAAAAAAGGAAAATCTTATGAAGAGATTGAAATCGGAGAAAAAGCGAGTTTTACTAAAACGATTACGGAGACCGATATTTATCTTTTTGCTGGAATTAGTGGGGATTTCAATCCACTTCACGTAGACGAAGAATATGCAAAAACTACGATATTCGGAACCAGAATCGCACATGGAGGACTTGCAGCGTCTTTACTTGCGCCCGTTCTTGGGATGAAATTGCCCGGTCTTGGAACGGTGGCCTTGGAGACTGTAACTAAATTTCGAAAACCAGTTTATCCCGGAGACACGATCACCTGCGCCGTGGAGGTAAAAAATAAGATTGAAAAAATGAAAATGATTGAAATGAAAATACTTTGGACCAATCAGAAAGGGGAAACAATTGGAAAAGGAGAATGTAAAGTTCTACCTCCTAGTTTCAATTTAGAAACAATCGATTATGATTAG
- a CDS encoding suppressor of fused domain protein produces MTSFAEPKVIYQEANPYGTFTAYLEDDGRTVYLYLQAEQNPEFGIKSVWVCNRIEAPEKRSIEDLSNGLAPILLNTEVNESKPHPALEEKDLYFIWTEEGDGVALFYKENLIAFLPPWSGIKGFHGYSIHAKVEALTAYPLGNSEFGMIPDRVNVSRNFWEARSKSGAWKEIQERRLFFLESIFGKHDKYWSADGGKYPQLGITRFRSEKYPEILIYSTIGMSAQNMPTVELFHKDYENYSRIELIFAVKIGSEGLERSESWVPHLIGELIRFPWNMAKWFGNGHTITMSRKDPEALYLNFTSILFRDLTSFSNTPDLTGFISENGKRVRFLTLLPLSEEEKEYAQKDGIQSFERIWNEKKFPWYHDSERQSLI; encoded by the coding sequence ATGACTTCTTTTGCAGAACCTAAAGTAATTTACCAAGAAGCCAATCCATACGGAACTTTTACTGCGTATTTAGAAGACGACGGAAGAACAGTTTATCTTTATCTTCAAGCGGAACAAAATCCGGAATTTGGAATCAAGTCCGTATGGGTTTGTAATCGAATAGAAGCTCCCGAAAAAAGAAGTATCGAAGATCTTTCTAACGGTTTGGCTCCGATTCTTCTTAACACTGAAGTAAACGAATCAAAACCTCATCCTGCTTTAGAAGAAAAAGATCTTTATTTTATCTGGACGGAAGAAGGGGATGGAGTCGCTCTTTTTTACAAAGAAAACTTGATCGCCTTTCTTCCTCCTTGGTCTGGAATCAAAGGGTTTCATGGGTATTCTATCCATGCCAAAGTAGAAGCACTTACGGCGTATCCTTTGGGTAATTCAGAGTTCGGAATGATTCCAGATCGTGTTAATGTTTCTAGAAATTTTTGGGAGGCTCGTTCTAAATCGGGAGCGTGGAAGGAAATTCAGGAAAGAAGACTTTTTTTCCTGGAATCTATATTCGGAAAACATGATAAATACTGGTCTGCAGATGGAGGAAAATATCCTCAATTAGGAATAACACGTTTTCGATCGGAGAAATATCCAGAAATTCTAATATATTCTACGATAGGAATGAGCGCTCAAAATATGCCCACCGTGGAACTCTTTCATAAGGATTATGAGAACTATTCAAGAATTGAACTGATTTTTGCGGTTAAGATTGGTTCGGAAGGATTGGAAAGATCAGAATCCTGGGTTCCACATTTAATCGGAGAATTGATTCGTTTTCCTTGGAATATGGCCAAGTGGTTTGGGAATGGACATACAATCACCATGTCTAGAAAAGACCCGGAAGCGCTTTATTTAAATTTTACTTCTATTCTTTTTAGAGATCTTACTTCTTTTTCAAATACTCCGGATTTAACGGGATTTATCTCCGAAAACGGAAAACGGGTTCGTTTTTTGACTTTATTACCTTTATCCGAAGAAGAAAAAGAATATGCGCAAAAAGATGGAATTCAATCTTTCGAGCGTATATGGAACGAAAAAAAATTTCCTTGGTATCACGACTCCGAAAGACAATCCCTAATATAA
- the ligA gene encoding NAD-dependent DNA ligase LigA: protein MPKKKEDSQKTLSEKEAKALIAKLSDEIRHHQYLYYVKNDPKISDFDFDQLFRRLQDLEEEFPQFKDLASPTLVVGSDLDKDFEKFQHKLPVLSLINTYSDNELLEWVNKTDPDGLYSVEWKIDGASIVLYYENGILKNGVTRGSGGIGDDVTDNIRTIRNIPLRLPEPMTVYLRGEVFMTFKDFEEFNTLSSGKYANPRNLSAGSIKQKNSSDTAKRPLRIFTYDATFPNLEKKFKTHQEIFSKLEKLTFPVPPNTAFVSGSKIAKTIQEFKKQKDSLGFPTDGLVIKLNDISKRDALGYTSHSPRWARAYKFDTIMKESKIVDITYAVGRTGKITPRAEIEPVSLAGTTVTFATLHNQDYIDELGVGIGAIVRVAKRGEIIPAVEEVVVPGKEVFKIPDRCPSCNTQTIKKESLVDLFCPNPDCPDRVKNGIIFYCQRKQMDIEGLGDKQIEFLYDHDYIKSIADLYDLKDQKEKLMEEEGFGEKSVNIILKGIEQSKQKDFRFLLPSLGLSELGHKVTELLIEHGIDSIDEILSIAKDQKKIESLLEIPGIGPSTIQAFQENFSDKKILKLIERLKKAGLKMKADPIQVADQQPFAGQSWCVTGSFENFQPRDKAMDLIVYYGGRKVSAVSSKTTHLLAGPGAGSKLEKANELGIAVYDEKQFLDLLKSLKIDFKNLV, encoded by the coding sequence ATGCCAAAGAAAAAGGAAGATTCTCAGAAAACTCTTTCGGAGAAAGAGGCTAAGGCACTTATAGCCAAACTCTCCGACGAAATACGTCATCATCAGTATCTCTACTATGTAAAAAACGATCCGAAAATTTCTGATTTTGATTTTGATCAGTTGTTCAGGCGACTTCAAGATTTAGAAGAAGAGTTTCCACAGTTTAAGGATCTTGCAAGTCCTACTCTGGTCGTAGGTTCTGATTTAGATAAGGACTTTGAAAAGTTTCAACATAAACTTCCTGTATTATCTCTTATCAATACGTATAGCGACAACGAGTTATTAGAATGGGTTAATAAAACCGATCCGGATGGATTGTATTCCGTAGAATGGAAAATAGATGGGGCTTCCATCGTACTATATTATGAAAATGGAATTCTTAAAAATGGAGTCACTAGAGGTTCCGGCGGAATTGGAGACGACGTTACCGATAACATTCGGACTATTCGGAATATTCCTCTTCGTTTGCCGGAGCCGATGACGGTTTATCTTCGTGGCGAAGTTTTTATGACTTTTAAGGACTTTGAAGAATTTAACACACTTTCTTCCGGTAAATATGCAAACCCACGGAACTTGTCGGCCGGGTCTATCAAACAAAAAAATTCTTCGGATACGGCAAAACGTCCTCTTCGAATTTTTACTTACGACGCAACTTTCCCTAATTTGGAAAAAAAATTTAAAACACACCAAGAGATTTTTTCCAAACTCGAAAAACTTACATTTCCAGTTCCGCCTAACACAGCTTTTGTGAGTGGATCTAAAATTGCAAAAACCATCCAGGAATTTAAAAAACAAAAGGATTCTTTGGGATTTCCGACCGACGGCCTTGTTATCAAACTAAATGATATTTCTAAGCGGGATGCACTTGGTTATACTTCTCATTCTCCTAGATGGGCAAGGGCGTATAAATTTGATACGATCATGAAAGAAAGTAAGATCGTAGATATAACTTATGCGGTTGGTCGAACCGGAAAAATTACTCCTAGAGCGGAAATAGAGCCAGTGAGTCTTGCGGGTACTACCGTTACGTTTGCGACTCTTCACAATCAAGATTATATAGACGAACTTGGAGTAGGGATCGGCGCGATCGTAAGAGTGGCAAAACGTGGAGAAATTATTCCTGCGGTAGAAGAGGTGGTTGTTCCTGGTAAAGAAGTTTTTAAAATTCCGGATCGTTGCCCTTCTTGTAATACACAAACGATTAAGAAAGAAAGTTTAGTCGATCTGTTTTGTCCTAATCCGGATTGTCCCGATCGTGTGAAAAATGGAATTATCTTTTACTGCCAGAGAAAGCAGATGGATATTGAAGGACTCGGAGATAAACAGATCGAATTTTTGTATGATCACGATTATATAAAGTCAATTGCAGATTTGTATGATTTGAAGGATCAAAAAGAAAAGCTAATGGAGGAAGAAGGTTTTGGAGAGAAAAGTGTAAACATTATTCTCAAAGGGATAGAGCAATCCAAACAAAAGGATTTTCGTTTTTTACTTCCTTCTCTCGGGCTTTCGGAACTCGGTCATAAGGTAACGGAATTGTTAATCGAACACGGAATCGATTCTATAGACGAAATTCTTTCCATTGCAAAAGATCAAAAAAAGATAGAATCTCTTTTAGAAATTCCTGGAATTGGACCTTCTACAATCCAAGCTTTTCAGGAAAATTTTTCTGATAAAAAAATTTTAAAACTGATAGAACGTCTTAAAAAGGCCGGTCTTAAAATGAAAGCGGATCCCATTCAGGTTGCGGATCAACAACCGTTTGCGGGGCAATCGTGGTGTGTAACCGGTTCTTTTGAAAACTTCCAGCCAAGAGATAAAGCGATGGATCTGATCGTTTATTATGGCGGAAGAAAGGTAAGCGCCGTAAGTTCAAAAACCACTCATCTTTTAGCTGGACCTGGTGCCGGATCTAAATTAGAAAAAGCGAATGAACTTGGGATTGCTGTTTATGACGAAAAGCAGTTTTTGGACTTGTTAAAATCTTTGAAAATCGATTTCAAAAATCTTGTTTAG
- a CDS encoding PP2C family protein-serine/threonine phosphatase: protein MRNILLLFISLILLSIVLLIGVLQTSSETLKPPFYYYPNGTIIQSSEEFPGILGKKVDLLELEIAIKMAESGQSYENGIHVYDKGVSETIPVILAPKSYYSVVKEFTRDILISLLYLSVAIWFFFYTRDLYMLLLFGSLSCLSLFNFFLVGFHEFHFLFFFFLYFTAFVILNISFRLRGKELPTRWFAPEIIFSLIAGFVGRTQKADPHIFGILATNGVYFILFSSVICIFFLVTDSIRNLFPIQSLFKKLSLILAFSAISILPFVSVEFSEFISPDFSKLMILFAFLIFPALIIYGTFTYSIVPVQIAFSSSLTSIYLILILAGGYLFLLGAFFKFDPIAADKYLEEFNVLFLCSSIYTMSSINRRLSNLVDTWSFKRNQKLHSAMETISAMISAPISMRATINNMMRKVSEALDISKILVLIPADKFPRTDLKNINFIRISSNSEIWQYFATNTEVTVTTHLAYGLGIRESVYKFLHNSGVQLTYPIFNYSRGKEVLAVFLVGEKKNRKNFNLGELHFLKECTRMASMLLQNYALLAEEVEKKRIVRDLNMASIIDKTLHVAESRHIQGVKIGFFSIPAVGISGDYLDIQKLDSNTMLLALGDVSGHGLGTGYLVSAIRGIIQNQIRKKSDLSTIFKVINSFLIERYRGSEFMTFICGEYNSQKETFHYINAGHSSPICIRKDGKIELRSETQRVLGVLHTEYKHLTIPIYSGDKLILFTDGVTETFNDNEEIFGDENFLNLLKNNHHLDPQDLSDLVLKTIQEFRGKKDPSDDISFICIEVNKNHDSNQ from the coding sequence GTGAGAAATATACTTTTACTTTTTATATCTCTGATCCTACTCAGCATCGTTTTATTGATAGGAGTTTTACAAACTTCTTCCGAAACTTTAAAACCGCCTTTTTATTACTACCCGAATGGAACGATCATTCAAAGCAGCGAAGAGTTTCCAGGTATTTTAGGAAAAAAAGTTGACCTTTTAGAATTGGAAATCGCGATCAAGATGGCAGAGTCCGGACAATCTTATGAAAATGGAATACACGTTTACGATAAAGGAGTCAGCGAAACGATTCCGGTAATTTTAGCACCTAAATCATATTATTCGGTCGTTAAGGAATTCACAAGAGACATTCTTATATCGTTGTTGTATTTATCTGTCGCGATTTGGTTTTTCTTTTATACAAGAGATCTTTACATGCTTCTATTGTTCGGATCCTTGTCTTGTTTGAGTTTATTCAATTTCTTTTTAGTTGGATTTCACGAATTCCACTTTCTATTTTTCTTTTTTCTTTATTTTACCGCATTCGTAATCTTGAATATATCTTTCAGACTTAGAGGAAAAGAACTCCCCACTCGTTGGTTCGCGCCGGAAATCATTTTTTCTTTGATCGCCGGTTTTGTAGGTAGAACACAAAAAGCGGATCCGCATATCTTTGGAATACTCGCCACAAATGGAGTTTACTTTATACTATTCAGCTCCGTGATCTGTATTTTTTTTCTTGTAACGGATTCGATACGAAATCTTTTTCCGATTCAAAGTTTATTCAAAAAATTAAGTCTGATTTTAGCATTCAGTGCAATTTCCATTCTACCTTTTGTTTCCGTAGAATTTTCGGAGTTTATCTCCCCCGATTTTTCTAAACTTATGATTTTATTTGCATTTCTGATCTTTCCCGCATTGATCATATACGGAACCTTTACGTATTCCATTGTTCCGGTTCAAATCGCATTCAGTTCTTCTCTCACTTCTATTTATCTGATTCTTATATTAGCAGGAGGTTATTTGTTTTTGTTGGGAGCGTTTTTCAAATTCGATCCAATCGCAGCAGATAAGTATTTAGAAGAATTTAACGTTTTATTTCTTTGTTCCAGCATTTACACGATGAGCTCCATCAACAGACGTCTTTCCAATCTTGTAGATACTTGGAGTTTTAAACGAAATCAAAAGTTACACTCCGCTATGGAAACGATTTCTGCGATGATCAGCGCTCCAATTTCAATGAGAGCTACCATCAACAACATGATGAGAAAAGTTTCCGAAGCTCTGGACATTTCTAAAATTCTAGTTTTAATACCTGCGGATAAATTTCCCAGAACTGATCTGAAAAACATCAACTTCATTCGGATCTCTTCAAACTCCGAAATATGGCAGTATTTTGCGACAAATACGGAAGTTACGGTCACTACACATCTTGCCTATGGACTTGGAATTAGAGAATCAGTTTACAAGTTTCTACATAACTCAGGAGTACAACTTACATATCCGATTTTCAATTATTCCAGAGGAAAAGAGGTTTTGGCTGTGTTTCTTGTGGGAGAAAAGAAAAACAGAAAGAACTTCAATCTAGGAGAACTTCATTTTTTAAAAGAATGTACTCGAATGGCTTCGATGCTTTTACAGAACTACGCTTTATTAGCGGAAGAAGTAGAGAAAAAAAGAATTGTTCGTGATCTCAACATGGCTTCGATCATCGACAAAACGCTCCACGTAGCGGAAAGCAGACATATTCAAGGAGTTAAGATAGGTTTTTTTTCCATACCAGCCGTAGGAATCTCAGGTGATTATTTAGACATTCAAAAATTAGATTCAAACACGATGTTGTTGGCTTTAGGAGACGTTTCAGGACATGGATTAGGAACTGGTTATCTAGTCAGCGCAATCAGAGGTATCATACAAAATCAAATTCGAAAAAAATCGGACTTATCTACGATATTCAAAGTAATTAATTCGTTTCTCATTGAAAGATATAGAGGAAGCGAGTTTATGACTTTCATTTGTGGAGAATATAATTCTCAAAAAGAAACGTTTCATTACATCAATGCAGGTCATTCTTCTCCGATTTGTATTCGAAAAGATGGAAAAATAGAATTAAGATCGGAAACTCAAAGAGTTTTAGGTGTCTTACATACAGAATATAAACACTTAACGATTCCGATTTACTCTGGTGATAAATTAATTTTATTCACAGATGGAGTTACAGAAACGTTTAACGACAACGAAGAAATTTTTGGAGATGAAAACTTTTTAAATCTTTTAAAGAATAATCATCACTTAGATCCGCAAGATCTATCAGATCTTGTATTAAAAACGATTCAAGAGTTTCGTGGTAAGAAAGATCCTAGTGATGATATATCTTTCATCTGCATTGAAGTGAATAAAAATCACGATTCAAATCAGTAA